A stretch of the Tannerella serpentiformis genome encodes the following:
- the ppdK gene encoding pyruvate, phosphate dikinase, which yields MEVKRVYTFGNGKAEGKADMRNLLGGKGANLAEMNLIGVPVPPGFTITTDVCNEYYRIGKEKMVELLQDDVKKAVAHVEMLMNSKFGDVENPLLVSVRSGARASMPGMMDTILNLGLNDDVVEGLTRKTGNPRFAWDSYRRFVQMYGDVVLGMKPENKEDIDPFEEIIEDVKKAKGVKLDNELEVEDLKELVKRFKAAVKKQTGKDFPTCAYDQLWGAICAVFDSWMNERAILYRKMEGIPAEWGTAVNVQAMVFGNMGDTSATGVCFSRDAATGEDLFNGEYLINAQGEDVVAGIRTPQQITKIGSQRWAELAGVSEADRVAKYPSMEEAMPEIYKELDEIQTRLENHYHDMQDMEFTVQDGKLWFLQTRNGKRTGSAMVKIAMDLLRQGMIDEKTAIKRIDANKLDELLHPIFDKEALKKAKVLTRGLPASPGAATGQIVFFADDAAEWHAKGHHVVMVRLETSPEDLAGMAVAEGILTARGGMTSHAAVVARGMGKCCVSGAGALNVDYKNRTVEIDGVKLKEGDYISINGSTGEVYEGEVHTKAAELSGDFADLMTLADKYARLKVRTNADTPHDAQSARNFGAVGIGLCRTEHMFFEGEKIKAMREMILAENAEDRKKALAKILPYQQDDFKGILRVMAGYPVTVRLLDPPLHEFVPHDEKGQQEMAEAMGVSLAYIRQRVEALHEQNPMLGHRGCRLGNTYPEITQMQTRAILGAALDLKKEGVETHPEIMVPLTGILYEFKEQETVIRAEAEALFAERGDRIDFLVGTMIEVPRAALTADRIATSAEFFSFGTNDLTQMTFGYSRDDIASFLPIYLHKKILKVDPFQVLDQKGVGSLIRMATEKGRSVRPTLKCGICGEHGGEPSSVKFCHKVGLDYVSCSPFRVPIARVAAAQAAIEE from the coding sequence ATGGAAGTAAAGAGAGTTTACACCTTCGGTAACGGAAAGGCCGAAGGAAAAGCAGATATGAGAAATCTGCTGGGAGGAAAAGGTGCCAATTTGGCAGAGATGAACTTGATCGGCGTACCCGTTCCACCGGGTTTCACGATCACGACGGACGTGTGCAACGAATACTATCGGATTGGAAAAGAGAAGATGGTCGAGTTGCTGCAAGACGATGTGAAAAAAGCGGTCGCTCACGTTGAAATGCTGATGAACTCCAAGTTTGGAGACGTGGAAAACCCGCTGCTGGTCTCTGTGCGCTCCGGTGCACGCGCCTCGATGCCGGGCATGATGGACACCATCCTCAACCTCGGACTGAACGACGACGTCGTGGAAGGCTTAACCCGCAAAACGGGTAACCCGCGATTCGCCTGGGACTCTTATCGTCGCTTTGTACAGATGTATGGCGACGTCGTGCTGGGCATGAAGCCGGAAAATAAGGAGGATATCGACCCCTTCGAAGAAATTATCGAAGATGTAAAGAAGGCTAAGGGTGTCAAGCTCGACAACGAACTCGAAGTTGAAGACCTGAAGGAACTCGTAAAGCGTTTTAAGGCAGCAGTGAAGAAGCAGACGGGAAAAGACTTCCCGACTTGCGCTTATGATCAGCTGTGGGGAGCCATTTGCGCCGTGTTCGACTCTTGGATGAACGAGCGCGCGATCCTTTATAGGAAGATGGAAGGCATTCCCGCTGAATGGGGAACGGCAGTGAACGTGCAAGCGATGGTGTTTGGCAACATGGGCGACACATCGGCCACGGGCGTTTGCTTCTCACGCGACGCGGCAACTGGCGAGGACCTTTTTAACGGCGAATATTTGATCAATGCACAAGGCGAGGACGTCGTAGCCGGCATTCGTACACCGCAGCAGATCACCAAGATCGGCTCACAGCGTTGGGCAGAACTGGCGGGAGTTTCCGAGGCCGATCGTGTGGCCAAATATCCTTCCATGGAGGAAGCCATGCCCGAGATTTACAAGGAACTCGATGAGATCCAGACCCGCCTCGAGAACCATTATCACGATATGCAGGACATGGAGTTCACCGTACAGGACGGTAAGCTCTGGTTCCTCCAGACGCGAAATGGCAAGCGTACAGGTTCGGCCATGGTGAAGATCGCGATGGACCTGCTCCGTCAAGGTATGATCGACGAAAAGACCGCCATCAAGCGCATTGACGCCAATAAGCTCGATGAATTGCTCCACCCGATTTTCGACAAGGAGGCGCTGAAGAAAGCGAAGGTGTTGACGCGTGGATTGCCCGCATCACCGGGCGCTGCGACGGGCCAGATCGTCTTTTTTGCCGACGATGCCGCCGAATGGCACGCCAAGGGACATCACGTGGTGATGGTTCGCCTCGAGACGTCGCCAGAGGATTTGGCAGGTATGGCTGTAGCCGAAGGTATTTTGACGGCTCGCGGTGGTATGACCTCGCACGCTGCTGTGGTGGCTCGTGGCATGGGTAAATGCTGCGTATCGGGCGCAGGCGCACTGAACGTAGACTACAAGAATCGCACAGTCGAAATTGACGGCGTGAAGCTGAAAGAAGGCGACTATATCTCGATCAACGGTTCGACCGGTGAGGTGTACGAAGGCGAAGTGCACACGAAGGCAGCCGAGCTGTCAGGCGACTTTGCAGACCTGATGACGCTGGCAGACAAGTACGCCCGTCTCAAGGTGCGCACCAACGCCGATACGCCACACGATGCACAGAGCGCACGCAACTTTGGTGCTGTAGGTATTGGCCTTTGCCGTACGGAGCACATGTTCTTCGAGGGAGAAAAGATCAAAGCCATGCGCGAGATGATCTTGGCTGAAAATGCAGAGGATCGGAAGAAGGCACTGGCGAAGATCCTGCCTTATCAGCAGGACGACTTCAAAGGTATCCTGCGTGTGATGGCAGGTTATCCCGTGACGGTTCGCTTGCTCGATCCACCACTGCATGAGTTCGTTCCGCACGATGAGAAGGGTCAGCAGGAGATGGCTGAAGCGATGGGCGTGAGCCTCGCATACATCCGTCAGCGCGTGGAAGCACTCCACGAGCAGAACCCGATGCTCGGTCACCGCGGATGCCGTCTGGGCAACACCTATCCGGAGATTACGCAGATGCAGACACGCGCCATCCTCGGTGCTGCACTCGATCTGAAGAAGGAAGGCGTGGAGACCCATCCGGAAATCATGGTGCCGCTGACGGGTATCCTCTACGAGTTCAAGGAACAGGAAACCGTGATCCGTGCCGAGGCCGAGGCACTCTTCGCCGAGCGTGGAGACAGGATTGATTTCCTCGTGGGTACAATGATCGAGGTGCCACGTGCCGCGCTGACAGCTGACCGCATCGCTACGTCTGCAGAGTTCTTCTCGTTTGGCACGAACGACTTGACGCAGATGACTTTCGGTTATTCGCGTGACGACATCGCCTCCTTCCTCCCGATCTATCTGCACAAGAAGATCCTGAAGGTGGATCCGTTCCAGGTGCTCGACCAGAAGGGCGTTGGCTCGCTGATCCGCATGGCTACCGAGAAGGGACGCTCTGTTCGCCCGACGTTGAAGTGCGGTATCTGTGGCGAACATGGTGGCGAACCCTCGTCCGTGAAGTTCTGCCACAAGGTAGGCCTCGACTATGTCAGCTGCTCGCCGTTCCGTGTGCCTATCGCCCGGGTCGCTGCAGCACAGGCAGCCATCGAAGAGTAA
- the rlmD gene encoding 23S rRNA (uracil(1939)-C(5))-methyltransferase RlmD: MTRKKKPCPVVEGVKVTDVAAEGKAVARIDERVVFIPWAAPGDVVDVRLTRRKSHYAEGTIVAFRERSPLRVDPFCEHFGVCGGCKWQHLPYEEQLRFKQQQVVDALTRIGHVTPREVQPILGSEQTTHYRNKLEFTFSNRRWLTAEEIDSERNDTDMNALGFHIPGMFDKVLDIRRCHLQDDVSNRIRLAVKKYCLTHDGYPFFDLKNNAGFVRTLMIRTSSAGGVMVVMAFYYEDRARREALLDFIAAEVPEITSLMYVINEKCNDTLTDQDIRLYRGVDHLIERMENLQFKVGPKSFYQTNSQQAYRLYSVVREFAELSGCETVYDLYTGTGTIANFVARRSRRVIGIEYVPEAIDDARVNAGLNGIENAVFYAGDMKDMLTESFIEAHGRPDVVITDPPRTGMHNDVTDTILRAAPERIVYVSCNPATQARDIARMADQYEIVRIQPVDMFPHTHHVENVALLRKKCAEKC, from the coding sequence TTGACACGAAAGAAAAAACCGTGCCCCGTCGTTGAGGGCGTGAAGGTGACGGACGTGGCGGCTGAAGGAAAAGCTGTCGCAAGAATTGACGAGAGAGTGGTGTTTATCCCTTGGGCGGCCCCGGGAGACGTTGTTGATGTGCGACTTACGCGTAGAAAAAGTCATTACGCAGAGGGTACAATTGTCGCGTTTCGAGAAAGGAGCCCACTACGCGTGGATCCGTTTTGCGAGCATTTCGGTGTGTGCGGAGGCTGCAAGTGGCAACATTTACCGTACGAAGAACAGCTGCGTTTTAAGCAGCAGCAAGTTGTCGACGCCCTGACTCGCATCGGGCACGTGACGCCGCGTGAGGTGCAGCCCATTCTTGGCTCCGAGCAGACGACGCACTATCGGAATAAGCTCGAATTTACGTTCTCTAATCGCCGCTGGCTAACCGCAGAAGAGATTGATTCAGAAAGGAATGACACGGACATGAATGCACTGGGCTTCCACATTCCGGGCATGTTTGATAAGGTGCTGGACATTCGCCGCTGCCACCTACAGGACGACGTGTCGAACCGCATCCGACTCGCCGTCAAAAAATATTGCCTCACGCACGATGGCTACCCATTTTTTGACCTAAAAAATAACGCCGGGTTCGTTCGCACGCTCATGATTCGCACCTCATCAGCGGGCGGGGTGATGGTCGTGATGGCTTTTTATTATGAGGATCGCGCGCGCAGGGAAGCGCTGCTCGATTTTATCGCCGCGGAGGTGCCCGAGATCACTTCCCTGATGTATGTCATCAACGAAAAATGTAATGACACATTGACCGACCAAGATATTCGCCTCTATCGCGGGGTGGATCATTTGATCGAGCGAATGGAAAACCTGCAATTTAAGGTCGGGCCGAAATCCTTCTATCAAACTAACAGTCAGCAGGCTTACAGGCTCTATTCCGTGGTTCGTGAATTTGCCGAGCTCAGCGGTTGCGAAACGGTTTACGACCTCTACACGGGCACGGGCACAATTGCCAATTTCGTAGCTCGTCGCTCGCGGCGCGTCATCGGTATTGAATATGTGCCGGAGGCTATCGACGACGCACGCGTGAATGCCGGACTTAACGGCATCGAAAATGCCGTCTTTTACGCGGGCGACATGAAGGACATGCTCACCGAATCGTTCATTGAGGCACACGGGCGACCCGACGTGGTGATCACTGACCCGCCACGGACGGGCATGCATAACGACGTGACTGACACCATCCTACGAGCAGCACCCGAGCGCATCGTCTACGTCAGTTGTAATCCTGCGACGCAGGCTCGCGACATTGCACGGATGGCGGACCAATACGAAATCGTGCGCATCCAACCCGTTGACATGTTTCCCCACACGCATCACGTGGAAAACGTGGCTCTACTGAGAAAAAAGTGCGCAGAAAAATGTTAG
- a CDS encoding DUF6630 family protein produces the protein MQTSETVDVTPQPRPLSDTEKNGYRTLAALCLAKEKQDEMAVFIDNLNDFEGDDGYFTTLNYVMDWEDDHDLFFIMAVDWKEEVDTLEWRIDNAVKNNFGLCISLPDPQDYIDTPVYDPKVFPDYEAALSKHDLKLGFIDTQADEYVFFVHRTADQSAVEEAVRQIGYRYK, from the coding sequence GTGCAAACGTCCGAGACGGTCGATGTGACGCCACAGCCTCGCCCGCTGTCTGACACGGAGAAAAATGGCTACAGAACGTTGGCCGCGCTCTGTCTGGCGAAGGAAAAACAGGACGAAATGGCAGTCTTTATTGACAACCTGAACGATTTTGAGGGCGATGACGGATATTTTACAACCCTCAACTATGTCATGGACTGGGAAGACGATCACGATCTGTTTTTCATCATGGCCGTCGATTGGAAAGAGGAGGTCGATACGTTGGAATGGAGGATCGATAATGCGGTAAAAAACAATTTTGGACTCTGCATCTCCCTTCCTGATCCTCAGGATTATATCGATACACCTGTCTACGATCCGAAAGTCTTTCCTGACTATGAGGCGGCACTCAGCAAGCACGATTTGAAACTCGGTTTTATTGATACGCAAGCTGACGAGTACGTTTTTTTCGTCCATCGGACAGCCGATCAATCCGCCGTAGAGGAAGCAGTGCGCCAAATCGGGTACCGGTATAAATAA
- a CDS encoding MltF family protein, with translation MNKTGLAFLATLLLMAGCHSEQKKTELAPDLPVLQSRGVITAVTLNSSTSYFQYKMQPMGYEYDLIADFAARNGLKLEIKVAESVAQSIEMLQNGQADVVAYPVPIDNERKQSLRFCGRERQSSLVVVQRSSNRDSVLTDVTQLIGREVHIKPDSRYRDRLENLNRELGGGIRIVEMKSDTLSVEDLIGMVSRGEIQYTICEDDVARLNRTYYGNLDVSLAVSFRQRSAWAVRRDCPLLGMAIDLWAAGATGDDTYRAAEKRYFELSKGGPEAIEADAETPDTVKQTKPKVPKMRPGMISPYDDLFKRHAKSLGWDWRLLAAIAYFESHFRPNAVAWTGAKGLMGIMPSTARALGFRYEEMGDPEKNIRAGIECLRRFRGSFPAASEEERVKLTLASYNAGVGHINDAQRLAKKYGHNPNVWTDNVAEYIRLKAEPKYYTDSVCRFGYLRGRETYRYVDAVLGRYHHYRELTEKQTAEKTEKE, from the coding sequence ATGAACAAGACCGGTTTGGCTTTCCTTGCAACGCTGCTGCTGATGGCCGGATGTCACAGTGAGCAGAAAAAAACGGAGCTGGCACCTGACCTGCCTGTCCTTCAGTCGCGAGGCGTGATCACGGCAGTCACGCTGAACAGCTCTACGTCGTATTTTCAATACAAGATGCAGCCCATGGGTTATGAATACGATCTGATTGCTGATTTTGCAGCTCGCAACGGTCTCAAATTGGAGATTAAAGTGGCCGAGAGTGTGGCGCAATCGATTGAAATGCTGCAAAATGGGCAGGCCGATGTGGTGGCATACCCGGTTCCGATCGATAATGAGCGAAAACAATCGCTGCGCTTCTGCGGTCGCGAAAGACAGTCGAGTCTCGTTGTGGTGCAGCGCAGCTCGAACCGAGATTCGGTGCTGACAGACGTCACGCAGCTTATCGGCCGCGAAGTGCATATCAAACCAGACAGCAGGTATCGCGATCGGCTGGAAAATCTGAACCGCGAACTGGGTGGAGGCATTCGTATCGTGGAAATGAAGTCTGACACTTTGTCGGTTGAAGATCTTATCGGAATGGTTTCTCGAGGCGAAATTCAATACACGATTTGTGAGGACGATGTGGCCCGACTCAATCGTACATACTACGGAAATTTAGATGTCAGTTTGGCAGTCAGTTTCCGCCAACGTTCCGCGTGGGCTGTACGGCGTGATTGTCCTTTGCTTGGGATGGCCATCGATCTTTGGGCCGCCGGTGCAACGGGCGACGACACCTATCGGGCGGCAGAAAAGCGCTATTTCGAACTCTCCAAGGGCGGCCCGGAGGCTATCGAGGCTGATGCAGAAACGCCCGACACCGTCAAGCAGACAAAACCGAAAGTGCCCAAAATGCGGCCGGGAATGATTTCGCCTTACGACGATCTTTTCAAGCGTCACGCCAAAAGTCTCGGCTGGGATTGGCGCCTGCTGGCCGCCATAGCCTATTTTGAATCGCATTTTCGACCCAACGCAGTCGCCTGGACAGGCGCTAAGGGGCTGATGGGCATCATGCCGTCCACCGCGCGTGCCCTCGGCTTCCGATATGAAGAGATGGGCGACCCCGAGAAGAACATTCGCGCAGGAATTGAATGTCTGCGACGTTTCCGCGGCTCTTTTCCAGCGGCAAGTGAAGAGGAACGTGTCAAATTGACACTCGCTTCCTATAATGCAGGTGTCGGACACATCAACGACGCCCAACGTTTGGCCAAAAAATATGGCCATAACCCCAACGTATGGACTGACAACGTGGCAGAATACATCCGCCTCAAGGCAGAACCCAAATATTACACCGATTCCGTTTGCCGCTTTGGGTATTTACGCGGCCGCGAGACTTATCGCTATGTCGACGCAGTGCTTGGCCGTTATCATCATTATCGCGAACTCACGGAAAAGCAAACAGCAGAAAAAACGGAGAAAGAATGA
- a CDS encoding chromate transporter, with translation MKKYLQIFLSFFKIGAFTIGGGYVMIPLIEKEVVERRRWIEREEFTEMLTLAQSAPGPISINSAVFVGYKTLGLGGMITAVLGTVIPSFVVILLVAMFFTDIRENPTVERIFRGIRPAVVSLIVVPVVNMLKKSGFSPFVVSLATIAALAVWLFGVSPVWVIAAAGVTGVIYHSWIAKEHPEK, from the coding sequence ATGAAAAAATACCTCCAAATTTTCCTCTCGTTTTTCAAGATAGGTGCCTTCACCATTGGTGGAGGTTACGTGATGATCCCGCTGATCGAAAAAGAAGTCGTGGAACGTCGGCGATGGATTGAACGTGAGGAATTTACCGAAATGCTCACCTTGGCGCAATCTGCACCAGGCCCAATTTCGATTAACTCCGCTGTTTTCGTTGGGTATAAGACGCTCGGTCTCGGAGGAATGATCACCGCCGTTTTAGGGACTGTCATTCCGTCATTTGTGGTCATCCTGCTGGTTGCCATGTTCTTTACCGACATCCGAGAAAACCCCACGGTGGAACGCATCTTTCGTGGCATCCGGCCAGCGGTTGTCTCGCTGATTGTCGTGCCTGTTGTCAACATGCTGAAGAAAAGCGGTTTCAGTCCCTTCGTCGTCTCATTGGCCACGATTGCAGCGCTGGCGGTTTGGTTGTTTGGCGTTTCGCCCGTTTGGGTTATCGCAGCAGCCGGCGTGACCGGTGTCATCTACCATTCTTGGATCGCGAAAGAGCACCCCGAGAAATAA